One genomic window of Salvelinus alpinus chromosome 9, SLU_Salpinus.1, whole genome shotgun sequence includes the following:
- the arpin gene encoding arpin isoform X2, which yields MSRIYNNTSLQNKPVHNEKIEHAWSPSSYQSGLGVILEGKLVDVSRHVITDVNNQKDRFYVLYIKPSRIHQRKFDAKGMEIEPNFSDTKKVNTGYLMSSFKVEAKGETDCLTEVQLENLVTKEDLVKVTGKHCLSGTYAFWYPEGEMSKTELETGQDIRLKTKGDGPFIFSLAKVDGGTVTKCNFAGDKEAGASWTDKIMSNKSDASSATKSEGHGEGADEEEWDD from the exons ATGAGCCGAATTTATAACAATACGTCCTTGCAGAATAAACCTGTTCATAATGAAAAGATTGAGCACGCGTGGTCCCCCTCCTCATATCAGAG TGGTCTAGGTGTCATATTAGAGGGAAAGTTGGTTGATGTCTCACGCCATGTTATCACTGACGTCAACAATCAGAAG GACCGTTTCTATGTCCTATACATCAAACCTAGTCGAATCCACCAAAGGAAATTTGATGCTAAAGGAATGGAAATTGAACCAAACTTCAGTGATACCAAAAAGGTCAACACAGGTTATCTCATGTCATCATTCA AGGTGGAGGCTAAAGGAGAGACTGATTGCCTCACTGAGGTCCAGCTGGAAAACCTAGTGACTAAGGAGGATCTGGTGAAAGTGACAGGGAAACACTGTCTAAGTGGGACCTATGCTTTCTGGTACCCAGAGGGAGAGATGAGCAAGACTGAACTAGAAACAGGCCAGGACATTCGACTGAAAACCAAAGGAGATGGCCCATTTATTT TTTCCTTGGCCAAAGTCGATGGAGGCACAGTGACCAAATGCAATTTTGCCGGAGACAAAGAAGCAGGAGCATCGTGGACAGACAAAATAATGTCCAACAAATCCGATGCCAGCAGTGCAACGAAGTCTGAAGGCCATGGCGAGGGAGCAGATGAGGAGGAATGG GATGATTGA
- the arpin gene encoding arpin isoform X1: protein MSRIYNNTSLQNKPVHNEKIEHAWSPSSYQSGLGVILEGKLVDVSRHVITDVNNQKDRFYVLYIKPSRIHQRKFDAKGMEIEPNFSDTKKVNTGYLMSSFKVEAKGETDCLTEVQLENLVTKEDLVKVTGKHCLSGTYAFWYPEGEMSKTELETGQDIRLKTKGDGPFIFSLAKVDGGTVTKCNFAGDKEAGASWTDKIMSNKSDASSATKSEGHGEGADEEEWVRGAGDS, encoded by the exons ATGAGCCGAATTTATAACAATACGTCCTTGCAGAATAAACCTGTTCATAATGAAAAGATTGAGCACGCGTGGTCCCCCTCCTCATATCAGAG TGGTCTAGGTGTCATATTAGAGGGAAAGTTGGTTGATGTCTCACGCCATGTTATCACTGACGTCAACAATCAGAAG GACCGTTTCTATGTCCTATACATCAAACCTAGTCGAATCCACCAAAGGAAATTTGATGCTAAAGGAATGGAAATTGAACCAAACTTCAGTGATACCAAAAAGGTCAACACAGGTTATCTCATGTCATCATTCA AGGTGGAGGCTAAAGGAGAGACTGATTGCCTCACTGAGGTCCAGCTGGAAAACCTAGTGACTAAGGAGGATCTGGTGAAAGTGACAGGGAAACACTGTCTAAGTGGGACCTATGCTTTCTGGTACCCAGAGGGAGAGATGAGCAAGACTGAACTAGAAACAGGCCAGGACATTCGACTGAAAACCAAAGGAGATGGCCCATTTATTT TTTCCTTGGCCAAAGTCGATGGAGGCACAGTGACCAAATGCAATTTTGCCGGAGACAAAGAAGCAGGAGCATCGTGGACAGACAAAATAATGTCCAACAAATCCGATGCCAGCAGTGCAACGAAGTCTGAAGGCCATGGCGAGGGAGCAGATGAGGAGGAATGGGTAAGAGGAGCGGGAGATTCCTGA
- the LOC139584724 gene encoding aminopeptidase N-like: MAIGVYISKVLAIATVVMTVSSIGGIITMMIVYETERIKINPTPPPTPNATILYPTGPPPNLRLPGNLIPERYEIVLQPRLYTVITNATNQSLIFTGNSTVYFRCVEKTKTIFLHSKQNVTDVTVKDLDNKKTINVKNTILYNNESNFLEIRLEGVLEEDGNYSLFTAFEGELLDDLAGFYMSSYKKEPSTKDDTKTWFGNETIIVELDERFIATSQMQPTDARKVFPCFDEPAMKAEFKVTIIHRFGTHALANGKPIDRTLVDIDGETWEVTGFQTTKKMSTYLLAFTVSDFDFIGSKHERVDIKTYARPEAIKAGHAKYAADITGNILAFYESKEVFGMIYPLSKLDQIALPDFSAGAMENWGLVTYRETALLYEEGVSSTSNKEWIATVIAHELAHQWFGNLVTMKWWNDLWLNEGFATYISYMGVDHIEPKWNIKDLIVLNDIQTVFQVDSLASSHPLSSNEDDVQTPSDITELFDSITYSKGAAVLRMLSDYLKDKVFMDGLKKYLQAFQYSNAVHKDLWEYLQEAVDNDGSHIKVAEVMATWTMQMGYPVITINTTTGDVSQDHFLLIQPSDYNYTWHVPIKVMKEGLAPTALATQVLAVPKERKSAFKSEDGKWVLANINCMGYFRVNYDPANWDRLLSQLETNIHEIPLINRGQLIDDAFNLARANHINVTLALRTTKYLRNDTEYIPWESALRNLDYFILMFDRSEVYGPMQAYMRKQVGGLYQHFENVTTVPEDHSEQYNQINAISVACSNDIEDCQKMTKKLFDNWMTNKTINPIQPNLKATIYCQAIAAGGEKEWEFAWGKFQNATTASEKDKLRFSLSCTRKIWLLNRYLEYTLNPDKIRKMDAVSTINYIARNVAGQAIAWNFVRAHWNYISLEYGGGIMSFGRLIEGVTQRFSTDFELQELRQFQSDYNEEELGSASRALEQAIERTQANIKWVKENKQTVLEWFRKESSESS, from the exons ATGGCCATAGGAGTGTATATCTCAAAGGTTCTGGCCATAGCCACAGTGGTAATGACCGTCTCATCTATTGGAGGAATAATTACAATGATGATTGTGTATGAGACCGAAAGAATCAAGATAAATcctacaccaccaccaacacctaaTGCCACTATTCTGTATCCAACTGGACCACCACCCAACCTGAGACTCCCTGGAAACCTCATTCCAGAGAGATATGAAATCGTCCTACAGCCTCGCCTCTACACTGTTATAACCAACGCTACCAACCAATCTCTCATCTTCACTGGAAACTCCACTGTGTATTTTAGATGTGTGGAGAAAACCAAAACTATCTTCCTTCACAGTAAACAGAATGTGACTGATGTAACAGTGAAAGATCTTGACAATAAAAAGACCATCAACGTTAAGAACACCATACTGTATAATAATGAAAGCAACTTCTTAGAGATTCGACTGGAAGGTGTTTTAGAGGAAGATGGGAACTACAGTCTCTTTACTGCATTTGAGGGAGAGCTCCTTGATGATCTGGCTGGTTTTTACATGAGTTCATACAAAAAAGAACCAAGCACAAAGGATGACACTAAAAC GTGGTTCGGGAATGAAACAATTATCGTCGAGCTTGACGAAAG ATTCATTGCTACTAGCCAAATGCAGCCAACAGATGCCAGGAAAGTATTTCCTTGTTTCGATGAGCCAGCCATGAAGGCTGAATTTAAAGTCACTATCATCCATAGGTTTGGCACGCACGCACTAGCAAATGGGAAACCCATAG ATAGAACCCTTGTGGATATCGATGGAGAGACCTGGGAAGTCACTGGCTTTCAAACAACTAAGAAAATGTCAACATACCTCTTAGCTTTCACAGTGTCTGATTTTGATTTCATAGGTTCTAAACATGAACGAGTTGACATTAAG ACATATGCTCGACCAGAGGCCATAAAAGCTGGACATGCAAAATATGCTGCAGATATCACTGGAAATATACTGGCGTTCTATGAGAGTAAAGAAGTATTTGGCATGATTTATCCTTTGAGCAAGCTAG ATCAGATTGCTCTACCAGACTTCAGTGCAGGTGCCATGGAGAATTGGGGCTTGGTAACATATCGTGAGACAGCTCTGCTATATGAGGAAGGGGTGTCTTCCACATCAAACAAAGAGTGGATTGCCACAGTTATTGCACATGAGCTTGCCCATCAG tggtTTGGAAACCTGGTGACAATGAAATGGTGGAATGACCTGTGGCTGAATGAGGGATTTGCAACATATATATCCTATATGGGAGTGGATCACATTGAGCCAAAATGGAACATA AAAGATCTGATTGTTCTAAATGACATCCAGACTGTATTTCAAGTGGATTCGTTGGCCTCATCCCATCCTCTAAGCTCTAATGAGGACGATGTTCAAACTCCTAGTGACATCACTGAGCTTTTTGATTCCATCACCTACAGCAAG GGGGCAGCTGTGCTGAGAATGCTTTCAGATTATCTGAAGGATAAGGTGTTTATGGATGGTCTGAAA AAATACCTTCAGGCTTTCCAGTATAGTAATGCTGTACACAAGGACCTGTGGGAATATTTACAGGAG GCGGTGGACAACGACGGCAGCCACATTAAAGTTGCTGAAGTCATGGCAACTTGGACAATGCAAATGGGCTACCCAGTCAtcaccatcaacaccaccactGGGGACGTTTCTCAAGATCATTTCCTCCTAATTCAACCATCTGACTACAA TTATACATGGCATGTCCCAATCAAAGTGATGAAGGAAGGTTTAGCTCCCACAGCACTAGCTACACAAGTACTGGCTGTTCCTAAAG AGCGGAAGTCAGCATTCAAGTCTGAAGATGGCAAGTGGGTGCTTGCCAACATAAACTGTATGGGATATTTCAGAGTCAACTACGATCCAGCAAATTGGGATAGACTGCTCTCTCAGCTGGAAACGAATATTCAT GAAATTCCACTCATCAACCGGGGACAGCTTATTGATGATGCATTCAACCTGGCAAG GGCCAATCATATTAATGTGACACTGGCTCTGAGAACTACCAAGTACCTCCGGAATGACACAGAGTACATACCATGGGAATCAGCACTGAGAAACCTGGACTATTTCATTCTCATGTTTGATCGCTCCGAGGTCTATGGCCCAATGCAG GCATACATGCGAAAGCAAGTTGGTGGCCTTTATCAACATTTTGAAAATGTCACTACAGTCCCCGAGGATCATTCTGAACA GTACAACCAGATTAATGCCATCTCAGTCGCATGCAGCAATGACATTGAAGACTGCCAAAAAATGACAAAAAAGCTCTTTGACAACTGGATGACAAACAAAACCATCAATCC CATACAACCCAACCTGAAGGCCACCATCTACTGCCAAGCTATAGCTGCTGGGGGAGAGAAGGAATGGGAATTCGCTTGGGGCAAGTTCCAGAATGCCACCACAGCATCGGAGAAAGACAAATTAAGATTTTCCCTCTCATGCACCAGGAAGATCTGGCTCCTGAACAG ATACCTTGAGTACACTTTGAACCCTGACAAGATAAGAAAAATGGATGCCGTTTCTACCATCAACTACATAGCCAGGAATGTGGCAGGGCAAGCAATAGCCTGGAATTTTGTACGCGCCCACTGGAACTACATCAGCTTGGA GTACGGAGGAGGGATCATGTCATTTGGCCGCCTGATTGAGGGAGTGACGCAGAGATTTTCCACGGACTTTGAGCTCCAAGAG CTGAGGCAGTTCCAGAGCGACTATAATGAAGAGGAATTGGGTTCTGCGAGCAGGGCCCTAGAGCAAGCCATTGAGAGAACCCAGGCCAACATTAAATGGGTGAAGGAAAACAAGCAGACTGTTCTGGAGTGGTTTAGAAAAGAATCAAGTGAGAGCAGCTGA
- the LOC139584727 gene encoding LOW QUALITY PROTEIN: uncharacterized protein (The sequence of the model RefSeq protein was modified relative to this genomic sequence to represent the inferred CDS: inserted 1 base in 1 codon; substituted 3 bases at 3 genomic stop codons) yields the protein MSPRKKLVPVSRRRMAKAGDDFFPFNLLPVECQLRVLSFXEVDKXNSALVCFSWICLVRSGKLWRVADFSRHGVLNLGQEGLLVSNREFELWKVWVHHYTHHLISCGASLLTLKASFDLGDQCNKWGELLSDLLKNVRCRDLTQLELNXTFALLEPLDLRVGSISHHNNITKIKMDQFTNFQVLLGKLSHSCPRITXMRLHFDWFETSVSLLTQFQHLRVLELKYFGVFKGMSPSTLQILTKSLPNLKSLTFHILVPLRNLGISYMLESMSLEFLDVSPSRGLVFSSLNLPTLRELRAKKIALGITLDCQTRLRIQSRWPCLYQVLREGTTNLQALNNERLLPDWRGQSSRELSSILQQSCYCLQHLDSWLW from the exons ATGTCCCCAAGGAAGAAGCTTGTCCCTGTCAGTAGAAGAAGAATGGCCAAAGCAGGGGACGACTTCTTCCCTTTCAATCTTCTGCCGGTGGAATGCCAGCTCCGTGTGCTTTCCT CTGAGGTTGACAAGTGAAATTCTGCGCTTGTATGCTTCAGTTGGATTTGCCTTGTGCGATCAGGGAAGCTTTGGAGAGTGGCAGACTTTTCTCGCCATGGAGTGCTCAACCTTGGACAGGAAGGACTGCTGGTGTCCAACAGAGAGTTTGAACTTTGGAAGGTATGGGTTCATCACTACACCCACCACCTCATATCCTGTGGTGCAAGCCTACTCACCCTAAAAGCCAGCTTTGACCTGGGGGACCAGTGCAACAAGTGGGGGGAGCTTCTCTCTGACCTTCTAAAAAATGTCCGCTGCAGGGATCTCACCCAACTGGAATTGAACTAGACATTCGCACTACTGGAGCCACTGGACCTGCGGGTTGGCTCCATTTCCCACCACAACAACATTACCAAGATCAAGATGGACCAGTTCACTAACTTTCAGGTACTACTGGGCAAACTGTCCCACAGCTGCCCTCGGATCACCTAGATGCGCCTGCACTTTGACTGGTTTGAGACATCAGTGTCACTCCTCACTCAGTTCCAGCACCTCCGTGTCCTTGAACTCAAGTACTTTGGGGTCTTCAAAGGGATGAGCCCAAGCACTTTGCAGATCCTGACCAAGTCACTGCCCAACCTTAAGTCCCTGACATTTCATATCCTTGTGCCACTCAGAAACCTTGGCATATCTTACATGCTGGAGTCCATGTCTCTAGAGTTCCTGGATGTATCACCTAGTCGTGGTCTAGTCTTCTCCAGTCTTAATCTGCCAACATTACGGGAGCTAAGGGCCAAAAAGATTGCCCTTGGCATTACTTTAGACTGTCAAACCAGGCTTAGGATACAGAGCAGGTGGCCCTGTCTGTACCAGGTCCTAAGAGAGGGGACCACCAATCTACAGGCCCTCAACAATGAGCGACTGCTTCCTGATTGGAGAGGGCAGAGTTCCAGAGAACTGTCGTCTATCCTCCAGCAGTCCTGTTATTGCCTCCAACACCTGGACAGTTGGCTCTGGTAA